In Coriobacteriia bacterium, the following are encoded in one genomic region:
- a CDS encoding glutamate synthase subunit beta encodes MGQVGGYLLHERAEHATRPIDERVRDYADIALMPGEDERHAQAGRCMNCGVAFCQSGRAFGGTRHVTGCPLHNRIPEWNDLLWRGLWAEAYERLALTNPFPEFTGHVCPAPCEKACNLALTEQATTIRDNERDIAERAFAEGLVRPPLPRRGAGVPGESGRRVAIVGSGPAGLACAWRLAEQGHAVTVYDRATRPGGLLQHGIPTMKLPKDVVARRVALLERAGVRFELSASPDALAELPAAFDAVIAAVGATRARTLDVPGTDSAGVHLALEYLESALEAALACGDDEACDGARPAIDARGKHVVVIGGGDTGTDCLAMAVRQGAASATQLQYHPAPPTRRATDNPWPTWPETLATDYGQAEAAWLDGRDDARLWSTDTLEVLADEAGHACQLRVTQVEWSTGRPVPVPGTERLIPADLVLVARGFAGPEGDAFAALGVPMVEGARPRPLMREAEPGAAEALFAPASISGSAGAAHPERWRAQGAENVFVAGDARCGQSLVVSAISDGLACAEAVNSWLAKK; translated from the coding sequence ATGGGTCAGGTGGGCGGCTACCTTCTGCACGAGCGCGCTGAGCACGCGACACGCCCGATCGACGAGCGCGTGCGCGACTACGCCGACATCGCGCTCATGCCGGGCGAGGACGAGCGCCACGCGCAGGCGGGGCGCTGCATGAACTGCGGCGTTGCGTTCTGCCAGAGCGGCCGCGCGTTCGGTGGGACGCGCCACGTCACAGGCTGCCCGTTGCACAACCGCATCCCCGAGTGGAACGACCTGCTGTGGCGCGGGCTGTGGGCCGAGGCGTATGAGCGGCTGGCGCTGACGAACCCGTTCCCCGAGTTCACGGGCCACGTCTGCCCGGCACCGTGCGAGAAGGCCTGCAACCTGGCACTGACCGAACAGGCCACGACGATCCGAGACAACGAGCGCGACATCGCCGAGCGCGCGTTTGCCGAGGGCCTCGTGCGGCCTCCCCTGCCGCGCCGAGGCGCCGGAGTGCCAGGCGAGAGCGGGCGACGCGTGGCAATCGTCGGCTCGGGGCCCGCAGGCCTCGCCTGTGCGTGGCGCCTCGCCGAGCAAGGACACGCCGTCACCGTCTACGACCGGGCGACACGCCCCGGAGGCCTGCTCCAGCACGGCATCCCGACGATGAAGCTGCCCAAGGACGTCGTGGCGCGCCGCGTTGCCCTGCTCGAGCGCGCCGGCGTGCGCTTCGAGCTGAGCGCGTCCCCCGATGCGCTCGCTGAGCTGCCCGCAGCGTTCGACGCCGTCATCGCTGCCGTCGGTGCGACGCGGGCCCGCACGCTCGATGTGCCCGGGACCGACAGCGCAGGCGTCCACCTGGCGCTCGAGTACCTGGAGAGCGCGCTTGAGGCGGCACTGGCCTGCGGTGACGACGAGGCGTGCGACGGCGCGAGGCCAGCCATCGACGCCCGCGGCAAGCACGTCGTCGTCATCGGCGGCGGCGACACGGGCACGGACTGCCTCGCAATGGCCGTGCGGCAGGGCGCCGCAAGCGCCACCCAGCTGCAGTACCACCCCGCTCCCCCGACCCGGCGTGCGACCGACAACCCCTGGCCGACGTGGCCCGAGACGCTCGCGACCGACTACGGCCAGGCAGAGGCGGCGTGGCTCGACGGCCGCGATGACGCCCGCCTGTGGTCGACCGACACGCTCGAAGTGCTGGCGGACGAGGCCGGTCACGCCTGCCAGCTGCGTGTGACGCAGGTGGAATGGTCAACGGGAAGGCCCGTGCCCGTGCCAGGGACCGAGCGACTCATCCCGGCCGACCTCGTGCTGGTGGCGCGCGGATTCGCAGGCCCCGAGGGCGACGCGTTCGCGGCGCTTGGGGTGCCCATGGTCGAGGGCGCCCGGCCTCGACCGCTCATGCGCGAAGCCGAACCGGGCGCGGCCGAGGCACTGTTCGCGCCGGCAAGCATCTCCGGCAGCGCAGGAGCCGCCCACCCCGAGCGCTGGCGTGCGCAGGGCGCGGAGAACGTCTTCGTGGCGGGGGACGCGCGCTGCGGGCAATCGCTCGTCGTGTCGGCGATTTCCGACGGCCTGGCCTGTGCCGAAGCCGTGAACAGCTGGCTTGCGAAAAAGTAA